In one window of Microbacterium sp. PM5 DNA:
- a CDS encoding proline--tRNA ligase: MVTRLSNFFLRTLREDPSDAEVTSHRLLVRAGYIRRQAPGIFAWLPLGLRVKSRIENIIREEMAAAGAQEVHFPALMPRDPYEATGRWEEYGDGIFRLKDRKGADYLLAPTHEEAFTLLVKDLYGSYKDLPLTIYQIQDKYRDEARPRAGLLRGREFTMKDAYSFDYTDAGLDTSYMAQRDAYERIFQRLGLEYVIVQADAGAMGGSRSEEFLHPTAIGEDTFVRSAGGYAANVEAFETLAPEPIAFDGFGEPVIFDSPNTPTIETLVAHTNAVLDGEYTAADTLKNVVLALTHLDGSRELVVVGLPGDRDVDEKRVEVAFAPAEVEPATPEDFEKHPLLVKGYIGPWSPQGAILGEESATGIRYVLDPRVVDGTRWITGANVDQKHVHSLVAGRDFAADGYVEVATVRPGDPAPDGSGPVELARGMEIGHVFQLGRKYADALGLKVLDENGKLVTVTMGSYGIGVTRILAIITELNNDDKGLIWPASVAPFDVQVVATGRDAAAFELAEKLSADLDGAGLDVLYDDRPKVSPGVKFGDAELVGVPQIVIVGRGAADGEVELWDRRSGERTLVSAAEAVARLAAR, encoded by the coding sequence GTGGTCACCCGTCTGTCGAACTTCTTCCTCCGCACGCTTCGCGAAGACCCTTCGGATGCCGAGGTCACGAGCCATCGCCTGCTCGTGCGCGCCGGCTACATCCGCCGCCAGGCACCGGGAATCTTCGCGTGGCTGCCGCTGGGGCTGCGGGTCAAGTCGCGGATCGAGAACATCATCCGCGAGGAGATGGCGGCCGCCGGCGCACAGGAAGTGCACTTCCCGGCACTGATGCCGCGCGACCCCTATGAGGCGACCGGGCGCTGGGAGGAGTACGGCGACGGCATCTTCCGTCTGAAGGACCGCAAGGGCGCCGACTACCTGCTCGCCCCGACGCACGAAGAGGCGTTCACGCTGCTGGTCAAGGACCTGTACGGCTCGTACAAGGATCTGCCCCTGACGATCTACCAGATTCAGGACAAGTACCGCGACGAGGCACGTCCGCGCGCGGGACTCCTGCGCGGCCGCGAGTTCACGATGAAGGACGCGTACTCCTTCGACTACACCGACGCCGGGCTCGACACCAGCTACATGGCTCAGCGCGACGCCTACGAGCGCATCTTCCAGCGGCTGGGCCTGGAGTACGTCATCGTCCAGGCGGATGCCGGGGCGATGGGCGGCTCGCGCAGCGAGGAGTTCCTGCACCCGACGGCGATCGGCGAGGACACGTTCGTGCGCTCGGCCGGCGGCTACGCGGCCAACGTGGAGGCGTTCGAGACCCTGGCTCCCGAGCCCATCGCGTTCGACGGGTTCGGCGAGCCGGTGATCTTCGACTCCCCGAACACGCCCACGATCGAGACGCTCGTGGCGCACACCAACGCCGTGCTCGACGGCGAGTACACCGCCGCCGACACCCTCAAGAACGTCGTCCTCGCGCTCACACACCTCGACGGCAGCCGCGAGCTCGTCGTCGTCGGTCTCCCCGGCGATCGCGACGTCGACGAGAAGCGCGTCGAGGTGGCGTTCGCGCCCGCCGAGGTCGAGCCCGCCACGCCCGAGGACTTCGAGAAGCACCCGCTGCTGGTCAAGGGGTACATCGGGCCGTGGTCTCCCCAGGGCGCGATCCTGGGCGAGGAGTCGGCCACCGGCATCCGCTACGTCCTCGACCCCCGCGTCGTGGACGGCACGCGCTGGATCACGGGTGCGAACGTCGATCAGAAGCACGTGCACTCGCTCGTCGCCGGACGCGACTTCGCCGCCGACGGCTACGTCGAGGTCGCAACGGTGCGGCCGGGCGATCCGGCGCCCGATGGTTCGGGACCTGTCGAGCTTGCGCGCGGCATGGAGATCGGCCACGTCTTCCAGCTGGGGCGCAAGTATGCGGACGCGCTGGGGCTGAAGGTGCTCGACGAGAACGGCAAGCTCGTGACCGTCACGATGGGCTCCTACGGCATCGGCGTCACCCGCATCCTCGCGATCATCACCGAGCTCAACAACGACGACAAGGGTCTCATCTGGCCCGCGTCGGTCGCGCCCTTCGACGTTCAGGTCGTCGCCACGGGGCGCGATGCCGCGGCCTTCGAGCTCGCGGAGAAGCTGTCGGCGGATCTGGACGGGGCCGGGCTGGACGTGCTCTACGACGACCGCCCCAAGGTCTCCCCGGGTGTGAAGTTCGGCGATGCCGAGCTCGTGGGAGTGCCGCAGATCGTGATCGTCGGGCGGGGTGCCGCCGACGGCGAGGTGGAGCTCTGGGACCGCCGTTCCGGCGAACGCACGCTCGTCTCGGCCGCCGAGGCCGTCGCCCGCCTCGCCGCGCGCTGA
- a CDS encoding cellulase family glycosylhydrolase, whose amino-acid sequence MNDRRRLGIRRLVSMAALAVSALLAVSTVAPLSAQAAADGWWHTSGSRIVAADGTTVTIKAANWFGLETPNCAPHGLWSITLDEGLAQIAAMGFNTVRLPYSNQCLAASPTSSIDASRNPDLVSLTPLQLMDAVIAKARAHGLRVILDRHRIESSGQSELWYTSTYSEKRWIDDWVMLANRYRDDPTVVGADLHNEPHGPACWGCGDASRDWQAAATRAGNALLAANPRLLIIVEGVERQNDASTTWWGGGLRDAGAKPVVLATPNRVVYSPHDYPASVYGQPWFSASNYPTNLPSVWDANWGYLARTGVAPVFVGEFGTKLETTSDAQWLKTLVSYLGANGLSFGYWSFNPNSGDTGGLVADDWKTPQTAKLSALAPLLAGGSATPMPSPTESATRTPSPTPTPSPTPTPTSSPTPTSSPTPTSSPTPTSSPTPTSSPTPTSLPSPDSAPVSATWMLQSAWQGGYVAEFSVSASRAVAGWTISWSSPGATQVVNAWGMSCTVASGSITCTGKDWAGALAAGQSVRVGLQVAAASAPVSPRLTVAGKETRVR is encoded by the coding sequence ATGAACGATCGTCGTCGTCTCGGCATCCGGCGCCTCGTGAGCATGGCGGCGCTCGCCGTCAGCGCTTTGCTGGCCGTCAGCACGGTCGCCCCGCTGTCGGCGCAGGCGGCGGCGGACGGCTGGTGGCACACCTCGGGCTCGCGCATCGTCGCCGCGGACGGAACCACCGTCACCATCAAGGCGGCGAACTGGTTCGGGCTGGAGACTCCCAACTGCGCGCCGCACGGACTGTGGTCGATCACTCTCGACGAGGGCCTCGCGCAGATTGCGGCGATGGGCTTCAACACGGTGCGACTGCCGTACTCGAATCAGTGCCTCGCGGCATCCCCGACATCGTCGATCGACGCCTCGCGCAATCCCGATCTGGTCTCGCTGACGCCGTTGCAGCTGATGGACGCGGTCATCGCCAAAGCGCGCGCGCACGGGCTCCGCGTCATCCTCGATCGTCACCGCATCGAGTCGTCCGGCCAGTCCGAGCTCTGGTACACCTCCACGTACAGCGAGAAGCGCTGGATCGACGACTGGGTCATGCTCGCGAACCGCTATCGCGATGACCCGACGGTGGTCGGCGCCGACCTCCACAACGAGCCGCACGGCCCCGCGTGCTGGGGCTGCGGCGACGCCTCCCGCGATTGGCAGGCGGCGGCGACGCGCGCCGGCAACGCCCTGCTCGCCGCCAACCCGCGACTGCTGATCATCGTCGAAGGCGTGGAACGCCAGAACGATGCCAGCACGACCTGGTGGGGAGGCGGGCTGAGGGATGCCGGCGCCAAGCCCGTGGTCCTCGCGACCCCGAACCGGGTCGTGTACTCGCCGCATGATTATCCCGCGTCGGTGTACGGGCAGCCCTGGTTCTCGGCGTCGAACTATCCCACCAACCTGCCGTCGGTCTGGGACGCGAACTGGGGGTACCTGGCTCGCACTGGGGTCGCGCCGGTCTTCGTCGGGGAGTTCGGCACGAAGCTCGAGACGACGAGCGACGCGCAGTGGCTGAAGACGCTGGTCTCCTACCTCGGAGCGAACGGTCTGAGCTTCGGATACTGGTCGTTCAACCCGAACAGCGGCGACACGGGCGGGCTCGTGGCGGACGACTGGAAGACGCCGCAGACGGCCAAGCTCAGCGCGCTCGCCCCGCTGCTCGCCGGCGGGTCCGCCACCCCGATGCCGTCGCCGACCGAGTCCGCCACCCGGACACCGTCGCCCACGCCTACGCCGTCGCCCACGCCCACGCCTACGTCGTCGCCCACGCCTACGTCGTCGCCCACGCCTACGTCGTCGCCCACGCCTACGTCGTCGCCCACGCCCACGTCGTCGCCCACGCCCACGTCCCTCCCGTCCCCGGACTCCGCACCGGTTTCCGCCACCTGGATGCTGCAGAGCGCGTGGCAGGGAGGCTATGTGGCGGAGTTCTCCGTCAGCGCTTCTCGCGCGGTCGCCGGCTGGACGATCTCCTGGTCCAGCCCGGGAGCGACGCAGGTGGTCAACGCCTGGGGCATGTCCTGTACGGTCGCCTCCGGCTCCATCACCTGTACCGGAAAGGACTGGGCCGGCGCGCTCGCCGCCGGTCAGAGTGTGCGCGTCGGCCTGCAGGTCGCCGCGGCTTCCGCGCCGGTGAGTCCGCGCCTGACGGTGGCGGGGAAAGAGACCCGCGTTCGGTGA
- a CDS encoding TIGR00730 family Rossman fold protein, with amino-acid sequence MAERSTLPPAVTDGIRRLLDEAGVVEDADLVARILATGVGMGLDRADRLDLKITSAALTEMRAAFQLFAPFRGVPKVTVFGSARTAPDSPLYRLTVELTAALAARGWMTVTGAGPGIMQAAAEGAGATHSLGVSIRLPFEEKPNAIIAAHERNVAMKYFFTRKLMLVKESSGFVCLPGGFGTLDEMFELLTLQQTGKAVPTPIVLLDRPGGAFWAGLRRFADEQLIPDGVISADDLDRVVMTDSVDAAVEEITGFYRNYVSLRWVGRRLVLRLRSEPTDAEVSALNDRFADLLADGAIERRGPLKAEREDEDDLAAPRLVMTFAQRRVGDLHHLIRAVNALPSAPAEARPA; translated from the coding sequence ATGGCAGAACGCTCCACGCTCCCTCCCGCGGTGACCGACGGCATCCGACGCCTGCTGGACGAGGCCGGCGTCGTCGAGGACGCAGATCTCGTCGCACGCATCCTCGCGACGGGCGTCGGCATGGGTCTCGACCGCGCCGACCGCCTCGACCTCAAGATCACATCGGCTGCTCTCACCGAGATGCGCGCCGCTTTCCAACTGTTCGCGCCGTTTCGAGGCGTCCCGAAGGTGACGGTGTTCGGCTCGGCGCGCACGGCCCCGGACTCGCCGTTGTACCGGCTCACGGTGGAACTGACTGCAGCCCTCGCCGCCCGCGGCTGGATGACGGTCACCGGAGCGGGACCGGGAATCATGCAAGCCGCCGCCGAGGGCGCCGGAGCCACGCACTCCCTCGGCGTCTCGATCCGCCTGCCGTTCGAGGAGAAGCCGAACGCGATCATCGCCGCGCACGAGCGCAACGTCGCGATGAAGTACTTCTTCACCCGCAAGCTCATGCTCGTGAAGGAATCCAGTGGCTTCGTCTGCTTGCCGGGAGGCTTCGGCACGCTCGACGAGATGTTCGAGCTGCTGACGCTGCAGCAGACGGGAAAAGCCGTTCCCACGCCGATCGTGCTGCTCGATCGCCCGGGAGGCGCCTTCTGGGCGGGGCTCCGCCGCTTCGCCGATGAACAGCTCATTCCCGACGGCGTGATCTCCGCCGACGATCTCGATCGCGTCGTGATGACGGACTCGGTCGATGCCGCCGTCGAGGAGATCACGGGCTTCTATCGCAATTACGTCTCGTTGCGATGGGTCGGGCGACGCCTCGTGCTGCGGCTGCGCTCCGAACCGACGGATGCCGAGGTGTCGGCACTCAACGACAGGTTCGCGGATCTGCTCGCCGACGGTGCGATCGAGCGCCGCGGGCCGCTGAAAGCAGAGCGCGAGGACGAGGACGACCTCGCGGCACCGCGCCTCGTCATGACGTTCGCACAGCGCCGCGTCGGTGATCTGCATCACCTGATCCGCGCCGTCAACGCCCTGCCGAGCGCGCCTGCCGAAGCGCGCCCCGCCTGA
- a CDS encoding pyridoxamine 5'-phosphate oxidase family protein, giving the protein MTEITGTEARDRVKALVEDIDITMLTTVDAAGRLVSRPMSTREMDKNGDIWFFTSDETKKAEEVEADRDVNLAYCDAKGMRYVSVAGRAALVHDRARMEQLWSPSLDIWFEDGLDTPDIALLKVTPVETEFWEPAHGRLVMAAGMLKALVTRDAPDDTMNHGKLMC; this is encoded by the coding sequence ATGACCGAAATCACTGGAACCGAAGCCCGCGATCGTGTGAAAGCTCTCGTCGAGGACATCGACATCACCATGCTCACGACCGTGGATGCCGCGGGACGGCTCGTCAGCCGGCCGATGAGCACGCGCGAGATGGACAAGAACGGCGACATCTGGTTCTTCACGTCCGACGAGACGAAGAAGGCGGAGGAGGTCGAGGCCGACCGCGACGTCAACCTGGCGTACTGCGACGCCAAGGGCATGCGCTACGTGTCGGTGGCCGGCCGAGCCGCCCTCGTGCACGACCGCGCACGCATGGAGCAGTTGTGGTCGCCGTCGCTGGACATCTGGTTCGAGGATGGACTCGACACGCCCGACATCGCACTGCTGAAAGTCACACCGGTCGAGACGGAGTTCTGGGAGCCCGCCCACGGCAGGCTCGTCATGGCGGCCGGCATGCTCAAGGCTCTGGTCACTCGCGACGCCCCCGACGACACGATGAACCACGGCAAGCTGATGTGCTGA
- a CDS encoding DUF1206 domain-containing protein, translating to MNDARRAAAATRRHPLVQALARAGFAANGVVHALIGVLVVAISAGGRGEADQVGALRAVAAVPWGAVVVWAIAVGLWGLALWHLAAGATSRGDGRWGRRASEWSQGVVFAAVGTLAASIALGAAPDADGSARVASRGILAMTGGPFVLAAVGVGIAVAGVVFVVMGVRRSFEKRMSIPRSTAGAVARALGIAGFIAKGTALGTLGVLLIVAAVHADAARAGGLDSAVDGLLTLPAGRAIATALGVGLMAYGVFCGFRARYARL from the coding sequence GTGAACGACGCCCGCCGCGCGGCTGCCGCGACGCGGCGTCATCCGCTGGTGCAGGCTCTCGCGCGAGCCGGCTTCGCCGCCAACGGCGTCGTGCACGCCTTGATCGGGGTGCTGGTCGTCGCCATCTCGGCCGGCGGTCGCGGCGAGGCCGACCAGGTCGGCGCGCTGCGGGCCGTGGCCGCGGTGCCCTGGGGCGCCGTGGTGGTGTGGGCGATCGCGGTCGGACTCTGGGGCCTCGCACTCTGGCATCTGGCAGCGGGCGCCACGTCTCGGGGCGACGGGCGCTGGGGGCGGCGGGCCTCGGAGTGGAGCCAGGGCGTCGTCTTCGCCGCCGTCGGCACCCTCGCCGCGTCGATCGCCCTCGGTGCGGCGCCCGATGCCGATGGGAGCGCGCGGGTGGCCAGTCGCGGCATCCTCGCGATGACGGGTGGGCCGTTCGTCCTGGCCGCCGTCGGAGTGGGCATCGCGGTGGCCGGTGTGGTCTTCGTCGTGATGGGCGTGCGTCGCTCGTTCGAAAAGCGCATGTCCATCCCGCGATCCACCGCCGGCGCGGTGGCGCGCGCACTGGGAATCGCGGGCTTCATCGCCAAGGGAACGGCGCTGGGAACCCTGGGTGTTCTGCTCATCGTGGCCGCCGTGCACGCGGATGCCGCCCGCGCGGGCGGGCTCGACAGCGCCGTCGACGGACTGCTCACGCTGCCAGCCGGGAGGGCGATCGCCACAGCCCTCGGGGTCGGGTTGATGGCCTACGGCGTCTTCTGCGGGTTCCGAGCGCGCTACGCGCGGCTCTGA
- a CDS encoding GPR1/FUN34/YaaH family transporter translates to MDAAVPARAHVVPEPRRADPGLIGLLGFVIATLTAQLAHLGVQNESAVFWVGAVFGGVVQVIAGMLSYFVGDDFHFIVYNAFGWYWICMPGFLLGGELGFFEVSGPARPLFSMMFAVLALGFTFAGATHNSALPLTLLLVAGGLALEAVAAFAGAATLGTVGAWLLIGASALAFYMLVDKFAWRTMGRHIVPLGPPWIRRGDVPAEHP, encoded by the coding sequence ATGGATGCCGCAGTCCCCGCCCGCGCACATGTGGTCCCGGAGCCGCGGCGCGCCGACCCCGGTCTGATCGGCCTGCTGGGGTTCGTGATCGCAACCCTCACCGCTCAGCTGGCGCATCTGGGTGTGCAGAACGAGAGCGCGGTGTTCTGGGTGGGCGCGGTGTTCGGGGGTGTCGTCCAGGTGATCGCGGGAATGCTGTCCTACTTCGTCGGCGACGACTTCCATTTCATCGTCTACAACGCCTTCGGGTGGTACTGGATCTGCATGCCCGGATTCCTCCTCGGCGGGGAGCTCGGATTCTTCGAGGTGTCGGGCCCGGCGCGCCCCCTGTTCTCGATGATGTTCGCGGTGCTGGCGCTCGGGTTCACCTTCGCCGGCGCCACTCACAATTCGGCACTGCCCCTGACACTGCTGCTCGTGGCGGGAGGCCTGGCACTGGAAGCGGTCGCCGCCTTTGCCGGCGCGGCGACGCTGGGCACCGTCGGAGCATGGCTGCTGATCGGCGCGTCGGCGCTGGCGTTCTACATGCTCGTGGACAAGTTCGCCTGGCGTACGATGGGTCGCCACATCGTCCCCCTCGGGCCGCCGTGGATCCGCCGGGGCGACGTGCCCGCCGAACACCCGTGA
- the nusA gene encoding transcription termination factor NusA, whose amino-acid sequence MDIDLGLLRTVEREKEIPFDELVGIIEQAILTAYAKHTSPDGELPEGARALLDRKTGHVAVYVPLRDEDGAIIGEEESTPEDFGRIAAYAAKQVIGQRLRDIADDAILGEFRGKEGDIVAGVIQQGPNPRMVHVDLGTVEAILPPEEQVAGEQYAHGSRLRVYVTSVSKGTKGPQITVSRTHPGLVRKLFALEVPEIASGLVEITSLAREAGHRTKIAVTAKDPAINAKGACIGELGRRVRAVTEELGGEKIDIVDYDPELAKFVANALSPAKVTSSFVLDAGTKAVRALVPDYQLSLAIGKEGQNARLAAKLTGAKIDIQPDSILES is encoded by the coding sequence GTGGACATCGATCTGGGACTGCTGCGGACGGTCGAGCGTGAGAAGGAGATCCCGTTCGACGAACTGGTCGGGATCATCGAGCAGGCGATTCTCACCGCCTACGCCAAGCACACCTCTCCCGACGGGGAGCTTCCCGAGGGTGCACGGGCGCTCCTCGACCGCAAGACCGGCCACGTCGCCGTCTACGTTCCGCTGCGTGACGAGGACGGCGCGATCATCGGCGAGGAGGAGTCGACTCCCGAGGACTTCGGTCGCATCGCCGCCTACGCCGCCAAGCAGGTCATCGGCCAGCGTCTGCGCGACATCGCCGATGACGCCATCCTCGGTGAGTTCCGCGGCAAGGAGGGCGACATCGTCGCCGGTGTCATCCAGCAGGGACCGAACCCGCGCATGGTCCACGTCGACCTCGGCACCGTCGAGGCCATCCTCCCGCCCGAGGAGCAGGTGGCCGGCGAGCAGTACGCTCACGGCTCCCGTCTGCGCGTCTACGTCACCTCGGTGTCGAAGGGCACGAAGGGGCCGCAGATCACCGTCTCGCGTACCCACCCCGGCCTCGTCCGCAAGCTCTTCGCCCTCGAGGTGCCGGAGATCGCGTCGGGACTCGTGGAGATCACCTCCCTGGCTCGCGAGGCCGGTCACCGCACCAAGATCGCGGTCACGGCCAAGGATCCGGCGATCAACGCCAAGGGTGCGTGCATCGGCGAACTCGGACGCCGCGTGCGCGCCGTGACGGAAGAACTGGGCGGAGAGAAGATCGACATCGTCGACTACGACCCGGAGCTCGCGAAGTTCGTCGCCAACGCCCTGTCGCCCGCCAAAGTGACATCCAGTTTCGTGCTCGACGCGGGCACCAAGGCGGTGCGCGCGCTCGTTCCGGATTATCAGCTGTCGCTCGCCATCGGCAAGGAGGGGCAGAACGCCCGCCTGGCCGCGAAGCTCACCGGTGCCAAGATCGACATTCAGCCCGACTCGATCCTCGAGTCGTGA
- a CDS encoding YlxR family protein, with translation MDPVRTCVGCRARVSRSSLLRVVERDGVLVADEKAVLPGRGAWVHDTDACVDAAIRRRAFGRALRVSGPLDTQTFQNTHQRNG, from the coding sequence ATGGATCCCGTTCGAACGTGCGTGGGATGCCGCGCGCGCGTCTCCCGGTCCTCCCTCCTGCGAGTGGTGGAGCGAGACGGCGTCCTCGTTGCCGACGAGAAGGCCGTCCTTCCCGGGCGGGGTGCGTGGGTGCATGACACGGATGCGTGTGTGGATGCCGCGATCCGGCGCCGCGCCTTCGGACGAGCACTGCGTGTGTCGGGACCACTCGACACGCAGACCTTTCAGAACACCCACCAGCGAAACGGCTGA
- the infB gene encoding translation initiation factor IF-2, with protein MANPRVHEIASEIGVDSKVALAKLKELGEYVKSPSSTIAPPVARKLRAALEADGAAKKPADSAATPAANAAPKAPTPGARPAARPGPAKPAAPAAPAPAAPAAAATPSAPSASAAPAAPAAPAAPANPGAATPQAPRPGGAPRPGNNPFSSAQGMGQRPAGPRPGNNPFASAQGMGQRPTPGNIPRPQAPRPGAPRPGAPRPGGAGRPGGGGRPGAPFQQRPGGPGRPGGAGGFQRPGGTGGPGAPGGFAGRPAGGGGRGRGPGGGTAGAFGKGGGKSKQRKSRRAKRQEFEMRSAPVVGGVNVQKGNGEIIRLRRGASIADFADKLEALRGYTVQPGTLVTILFNLGEMATATESLDEATFEVLGAELGYKIQMVSPEDEDKELLEGFGLDLEAELEAESEDDLEIRPPVVTVMGHVDHGKTRLLDAIRQTNVVAGEAGGITQHIGAYQVWTEHEGIERAITFIDTPGHEAFTAMRARGAQVTDIAILVVAADDGIMPQTVEALNHAQAANVPIVVAVNKVDKPDANPAKVRQQLTEYGLVAEEYGGDVMFVDVSARQGTNIQELLDAVLLTADAGLDLTANPNKAARGVAIEAKLDKGRGSVATVLIQSGTLRVGDAIVAGTAYGRVRAMIDENGDAVEEAYPSRPVQVQGLNSVPRAGDVFIVTEEDRTARQIAEKREAAERNAQLAKARKRISLEDFTRALEEGKVESLNLIIKGDVSGAVEALEESLLKIEVDDSVQLRIIHRGVGAITESDINLATIDNAIVIGFNVRPDTKARERAAREGVDVRFYSVIYNAIDDVEQSLKGLLKPEFEEVQSGVAEIREVFRSSKFGNIAGVIVRSGTITRNAKARVIRDGVVLADGLQIESLRRFKDDVTEVRTDFEAGIGLGKYNDIQVGDEIETTEMVEKPRG; from the coding sequence GTGGCAAACCCACGCGTGCACGAGATCGCTTCGGAGATCGGCGTCGACAGTAAAGTCGCCCTCGCGAAGCTGAAGGAGCTCGGCGAATACGTCAAGAGCCCCTCATCGACCATTGCGCCCCCCGTGGCGCGCAAGCTGCGAGCGGCCCTCGAGGCCGACGGTGCGGCCAAGAAGCCGGCCGACTCCGCCGCCACCCCGGCGGCGAATGCCGCTCCCAAGGCCCCGACTCCGGGCGCACGCCCGGCAGCGCGTCCCGGGCCGGCGAAGCCCGCGGCCCCGGCCGCGCCCGCACCGGCCGCGCCGGCCGCGGCCGCGACGCCGTCCGCACCTTCGGCGTCGGCCGCTCCGGCGGCGCCGGCCGCGCCGGCGGCTCCGGCGAACCCCGGTGCTGCGACCCCGCAGGCTCCGCGCCCCGGTGGTGCCCCGCGTCCGGGCAACAACCCCTTCTCGTCGGCACAGGGCATGGGCCAGCGTCCCGCCGGCCCGCGTCCGGGCAACAACCCGTTCGCGTCGGCGCAGGGCATGGGCCAGCGCCCGACCCCGGGCAACATTCCGCGTCCTCAAGCCCCGCGCCCCGGCGCCCCGCGTCCCGGCGCGCCGCGTCCCGGTGGCGCCGGCCGTCCCGGCGGCGGAGGCCGTCCCGGCGCGCCGTTCCAGCAGCGTCCGGGCGGTCCGGGTCGTCCCGGCGGCGCCGGAGGCTTCCAGCGCCCCGGCGGTACGGGCGGACCCGGAGCTCCGGGTGGGTTCGCGGGTCGTCCCGCGGGTGGCGGCGGTCGTGGCCGCGGCCCCGGCGGTGGCACCGCGGGTGCCTTCGGTAAGGGCGGCGGCAAGAGCAAGCAGCGCAAGTCGCGTCGTGCGAAGCGGCAGGAATTCGAGATGCGGTCGGCGCCGGTCGTCGGCGGCGTCAATGTCCAGAAGGGCAACGGCGAGATCATTCGCCTGCGCCGCGGCGCATCCATCGCCGACTTCGCCGACAAGCTCGAAGCCCTGCGCGGCTACACCGTGCAGCCCGGCACGCTCGTGACGATCCTCTTCAACCTGGGCGAGATGGCCACGGCGACCGAGTCGCTCGACGAGGCCACCTTCGAGGTCCTGGGTGCCGAGCTCGGCTACAAGATCCAGATGGTCTCGCCCGAGGACGAGGACAAGGAGCTCCTGGAGGGCTTCGGTCTTGACCTCGAGGCCGAGCTGGAGGCGGAGAGCGAGGACGACCTCGAGATCCGTCCCCCGGTGGTGACCGTCATGGGTCACGTCGACCACGGTAAGACGCGACTGCTCGATGCGATCCGTCAGACCAACGTCGTGGCGGGTGAAGCCGGTGGCATCACCCAGCACATCGGTGCGTACCAGGTCTGGACCGAGCACGAGGGCATCGAGCGCGCCATCACCTTCATCGACACCCCGGGTCACGAGGCGTTCACGGCCATGCGTGCCCGTGGTGCGCAGGTCACCGACATCGCGATCCTCGTGGTCGCGGCCGACGACGGCATCATGCCGCAGACGGTGGAGGCCCTCAACCACGCCCAGGCGGCCAACGTGCCGATCGTGGTCGCGGTCAACAAGGTCGACAAGCCCGACGCGAACCCCGCCAAGGTGCGCCAGCAGCTCACCGAGTACGGTCTGGTCGCAGAGGAGTACGGCGGCGACGTCATGTTCGTCGACGTGTCTGCGCGCCAGGGCACGAACATCCAGGAGCTCCTGGATGCCGTTCTGCTGACGGCCGACGCGGGACTCGATCTCACGGCGAACCCGAACAAGGCGGCTCGCGGTGTCGCGATCGAAGCGAAGCTCGACAAGGGCCGCGGCTCGGTGGCGACCGTGCTCATCCAGTCCGGAACGCTCCGCGTGGGCGATGCGATCGTCGCCGGCACGGCCTATGGCCGCGTCCGCGCCATGATCGACGAGAACGGCGATGCGGTCGAAGAGGCCTACCCCTCACGGCCCGTCCAGGTTCAGGGCCTCAACTCGGTTCCGCGCGCCGGCGACGTCTTCATCGTCACCGAGGAAGACCGCACCGCGCGTCAGATCGCCGAGAAGCGCGAGGCCGCCGAGCGCAACGCCCAGCTCGCCAAGGCGCGCAAGCGCATCTCGCTCGAGGACTTCACCCGCGCTCTCGAAGAGGGCAAGGTCGAGTCGCTCAACCTCATCATCAAGGGTGACGTGTCCGGTGCCGTCGAGGCGCTGGAGGAGTCGCTGCTGAAGATCGAGGTCGACGACAGTGTCCAGCTGCGCATCATCCACCGCGGCGTCGGTGCGATCACGGAATCGGACATCAACCTCGCCACGATCGACAACGCGATCGTGATCGGCTTCAACGTCCGTCCCGACACGAAGGCGCGCGAGCGCGCCGCCCGCGAGGGTGTGGACGTCCGGTTCTACTCGGTCATCTACAACGCGATCGACGACGTCGAGCAGTCGCTCAAGGGCCTGCTCAAGCCGGAGTTCGAGGAGGTGCAGTCGGGTGTCGCCGAGATCCGCGAGGTGTTCCGCTCCTCGAAGTTCGGCAACATCGCCGGTGTCATCGTGCGGTCGGGAACGATCACGCGCAACGCCAAGGCGCGCGTCATCCGCGATGGTGTCGTGCTCGCCGACGGCCTTCAGATCGAGTCGCTGCGTCGCTTCAAGGACGACGTCACCGAGGTTCGTACCGACTTCGAGGCCGGTATCGGCCTGGGCAAGTACAACGACATCCAGGTGGGCGACGAGATCGAGACGACCGAGATGGTGGAGAAGCCGCGCGGCTGA